The following nucleotide sequence is from Dermacentor silvarum isolate Dsil-2018 unplaced genomic scaffold, BIME_Dsil_1.4 Seq6063, whole genome shotgun sequence.
ccgcgtcgtgggcccgttggacagcccataactgttcttagAGATTGGGGCTGCGTAAAACCGCATCCCAACGTcaagaagtgttgctttcatcgccgcgtaacgcgggacaccgccagagcatgtgaggtaagctcgctaagtcattgcatagtgcacatgcattagttgtctgaatttcggggtacattttgtgaagaagtagggggtttgggtatgcccccgtctgtagcaGCCTTAGTGTTAAatcctgaggtctattgagtttacaatatgggagggggtagatcctacgagccaagtaaaagtgcttggtaatttcgttgtacgaggaagGAGTCCTGATTGTCAGTACCCCCAATGTGACGCTGCCCGGTAGTCGTAGCTACGAGGTTGATAATCCCTCGCGCcgcattgtgtgccgactcattgaggttgggcggggcacactcgatctgtcccatgtgggctggaaaccatatcactgtgtgtggcttgatctgcttgcttccttgtatgcctagggccagctcggatatggttcctttggcaaatgcccgaacggctgatctcgagtcactgtatattgatgtcctcttgtcgtccaataaggtcatcgctattgcagccggctctgcggtctcagaggacgtcgtccgaatcgagattgcgttcgttactttactttcatggtctacgctaaccgcagcgaaggcctgtccgtcggcgtagcgcgCTGCGTCTACGAAACTGTTCTCCaaagcccgttcacgagccttttccaggagggccttcgcgcacgcccgacgtcttcccacgttgtgttccggatggacgtttcgtgggatcggggcgacagtgatgcggtccGGCTGCTCTCGAGagatgctgcagaactttgttttgagTACTGTTGGGGAaacgcccagctcctgcaggatgtgtcttccagcttgtgtggtagataggCTGACGcactgggccctctcctgcgcttccgccaattactctagcgtgttatgcatgcGGAGTTGAAATAAGCTTTCCGTGTCtgtgtatatggggaggccgagggctctcctgattgccttcctgattaatgcgttaaagggacacttaagtgAAAtgaaaagtcaagctaaagtgatagagcaatgctctagaacgtctaaggagtcaatataatcgcgaacagagctttagtaatcgagaaattgaggtaaatgtacgacacgataagagacgccccagggacattccggtacttacgCGATGAAGAAGGCACTAAAAAAATATGTcgctagtactcaaccactcgtattaaaaaggttgtttcgttggattataagacggaagaaaatgctacttgtctacttctagaAGATTCTTAGAAAAgaaatacctttttggcgttacacttgataacgacgcgagcggtcaaaaggtttcgttttcgctcgcctctgcgccgcgcgcgctttcgagtttcagtagttccgtaaTCGCGTAGtagtttcagtagttccgatatcgcgtagtgctgcgctggtgttgctggctcgctaaactcgcacttgaatttgctagcagcagAGAATTCCaagtccatgtgatgtcgcgggatgccctaACGGTCCgcgccacttgaccaagagcagcggCAGCGGCGAATCCAACGTGACTTATCACTGTGTGCCAAAGAGTGAACCTCTACGTTTGGAGTGGTTAAGTGCCGTACCTCTACTACAGCGGGCTGGCAAAAAGCCGAAACATTTCGTAGTATGCTCGCTGCACTTTCGCCCAGAGGATTACGAATTTAATGCTGACCTGCTGAAGTCGTGTGGAGTGCCTTACAAAGCAATGCTTTCCCGTAGCGCTGTTCCGTCGGTCTTTCCTGCGTTCTCCGAAGTGCAAGAACAACTGCAAGACGATGACGGGTCGGTGAGTGCGGCATTTGGTTTTCACGAAGGAACAATTATAAGTTTGTGAATACATACAGCCATGACAACCTATTGCTTTTATTTTCAGGCCGAACGTACCTAATAGCAAACCAGCGATCCTACAATCGACTTCTCCAACGAATGCGGCGCGGAGGTACGCAAAAATGAGCGAAAACTGGCTATTAGTGGCCCTCGCGCTCCTAAACTGCACTGACAGAAGTCACTGCACACATGGGACGCGCCTGACGTGCCGCTTCACAAGTTGTTTGTTATTTTTAGGCGACTCGTGACGCGGGGACACATGCAAGCCTCTCGTCGAGCACTGCCGAAATAAGTTCCAGTAGCATTGGAAACACGAAATCTGTGCAAGTTTATCTACACGGCACGAGCATTGGTGAGTGCACTTGTAATAATTAATTCTCGCACTTTACGAACTGGGCTTATCCGACTACGTTAGCCGAGataccttttttttaatttctccttGTTATTACTTGCACACCAGCACTAGTATTATTTCACGAAATTCGGTATTTTTTGGCTGACAAGAGAAGTATTGCAAAAGTAGTAAAACTGACACATCATTGTGAATGCTCAGGTTAATGAAGTGTATTTCATAGCTCTTATATGTGTTACTCGAAAACTGATTTTTATTTGGCATTGGTGCCTACCTTTAAGGAATGCTCATTATGATCACGGGTAGTCTCATTTCCATTTACAGTAATATTTAGAATTATTCTCACTTATGGTGGTCTATTGATTGGCGTTTTGCAACACGACTTTTATTGCCGGAATTCAAGTTAACTTTACAATGAAGAAAACCAAGGAAAAGGGAACGCAGGTTTATAGGAGGAGGAAGCCCGTGACATCAACGCCAGTGAAGAGGCATTGCAATGCTCGAAGAGCTGAAGGAACGAAGCGACGGCGACAATAATCTAGAAAGGAGGCCAGCTTTCTCGTCTCGCCTGATGCATCGCCAGTAGCTTACAAGGCTGACAGGCACGACACGACATATGAGCCAGACAACTCAACTTGTACTTTGGAGGCAACATTTGCTGATGAGTTAGTAGGCTTCATATTTATATGGCCATGCTCAAAACTAGTGACATGCAATGATGAAGAGATGGAATAGCAACTCCTGACACCAATTCCATTTTTTAGAACCATTCCCCTTAGTGAAAAAAAAACTCAAATGCTGCAAGTCTAAGTACTTGAACTTGCTGAGGTAATTGGTGGAGCATGATTAATGAAACAGCACTTTCCAGTTTTAGTGAGGAAATTTAATTATAAGTGAATAAACAGCGCGCATTTTCAACTGCATATATGTGTGAAAGCTGACAGTGAGCGCTTTCTTTTTCACAGGTGACGAAGATGAGATGCATGCTAACCAGAAGGACTACTTCCTTGTCCACCGCACCTGCCTGGTCACGCTTCTGAATCAGTGCCGCACTTGTTCGTCACCTTCATGCACAGTGAACCTGTTTTACACTGGTACACGCATCACAGCAAGAACGGAATGTCCACACGCACATGTGCACACGTGGTCAAGCGAGCCACTTGTTGGAAACAAGCCGAGAGGCAACATTTACCTGACAACCGCATTGCTTTTTTCTGGCTCAAGTCCTACAAGTGCTCTCAGGATGATGCGGCTGATGGATGTACAAGTCATGAGCGACCAGGCTTTCTTCAACTATCAGAAGGCATACCTTCTTCCTGCTGTCACCATGGTAAATACACAGCTTCCCATGACCTGCAGCACTTTTAGTACCATTCATATATACTACAAAAAGCACTTTATTTCTGAACCTGGGTTGCTTATGCGCTAATGTTTATTTGCACTAATGAATGAAAGCGCGTCAGTAATGAAAGATAAACAAATTCGATTGCCAATTTTCCTTTTATTGAGAACGACAATATCAGTGATATTACATGACTTGGTCATTCCATGCCAAGGGAGCCAACATTAATATTTGTCGTTGCTGCCAGGGATATCGCTGAAAAaggttgtgtttttttttttttttgctggaggAAAGTATTTCCGTCAGCCATTTTCTAATCATATGTCTATTCTGTAATAAGTCCTGGTAGTACTGTGTAAGCTAACGTACTGCATTGGTGGCTCAGACAAGCATGAGAGACAAATCTAACTTAGTAATGCAAAAGATTGAGTAAGTTGCTCTTGCATAATGGAAAATTTCACAGATTTCAAAATATAAATAACTTATATGTGCACACCAGGTACATCAACTTGCGAGAGACTACTTTAAAATCAGAGTCCCGAAAACTACGTGCATGACCAACTTTTTTCCAACAAGGTTACTTCGGATTCCAACACTGATATTGATGTCTGGCTGACGCAAATGGTTCCTCTTTTCGTTATGTGGAGTGCCTTTGCCAGCTTGTGGGCCCTCTGAGTTTTGTGCTACAGAAGCACACGAGGCTTGCGAGCTGGTATAGGCATAACACGTACAGAAAAGAGGGATCGCGTGCGTCAGCCAGACATCAGTATCACATTTAAAAAGCAAAGTAACCTTGCGCAGTTATGACAACAAATGGTTTTGCACTAGTGCTTTACTTTTTCATGTACCTGATAAGTTTTGTAACATTTTTAAGTATGTGTTATCCTCgagatttgttttcttttttgctgtcgTTTTGTCGTTTCATAGCTGGGCTCATGCAGCATGAAGCACGAAGCAATGCACAGACACGTGGCAGGCTGACAAAACAAGCAAAATATTTATTGGCATTGGCATTGTTTTGGAACGTCATGCACTTTTAGGGGGCTATATGTTTCTACCAAATCATGAAAACAAGCAGTTCCTGCCTAAAAAATGCTGTTGTTGAAGTTCAGCACTCATCCTGTGTGGTTCTGTTCTCGTCATTCGACCTGGCCATTACCATGAATAAAACCAACTCGCCCGATTTTTCATTCTTTTGAGGATAAATTTATGTCCTCGTCCTAAGTCACATTTTCAACCTGTGTGAAGCACACTGGTTATCAAGGTGAATTCCTTTCGCTAATATCGCTGTCCCCTGTGTCTCTTTCGCGCTTCACCTCTACTCATGAATTCCTTACAGGTCTGGGATGAGCATCAAGAAACTTTGCTGACAGAGCTCAGAGATACCAGCCTGCAGCTGTGTGGGGATGGCCACAGTGCTAAGTTCCTCACGTACTCCTTCCTGTGCCCTGAAAAGGGAAAAATTGTACACACTGAGCAAGTTCAAGTGAAGGAGGTAAGTCATGCAAGAAGCAGTTTAAATGCATTCATGAGCAGCCTTTTAGGCTAGGAATATTTACCCCAGCCAACGAAAATATGGCATGCAATGTGAGCAGCTCAGTGATTCATCACAGTAAAGAGGTGGTTTCTTAAGCCGGCTGACTGGACTAGTTCGTTATTCATACTGGTCATACACAgtgcgagaagaaacacggggacgaatttCAGACAAGGACAAGCGTGTCTTGTCCGAAGAGGTGGTCCTTCTTTGAGATTTCTAAACTGTTTGTTGCTACGATTATATTTTTTGGGCTGTATATCAATACCAGCGGTGCTGTCCCTGCATTCCTGTTTTGCAGAGTGAACAAGTGCTGGCGAGCTCCCAGATGGAAAAAGAGGGCTTGATAAGAGGTCTCAAATTTTTTCGTGAGCAAGGCATGACTGTGAGCTCATTGACTACAGACCGCGACTCTGGAATTAAGAAGCACATGCGGCTGCAATGTCCAGAGATAATTCACTACTTCGATGTGTGGCATGTTGGAAAAGGTGAGAAGAAATTCATGTCGTTTCCCTGCAATAGATTACCCGTGTGTAACCTAGTGCACTTACTGAATGTGACATGTAATTGTATAACGGATTGTTCAGTGGATAAGTTTGCTGAAACAAGGAAATTGTAAAGTAGAACCACAAGCAATGCACAGACACGTGGCAGGCTGACAAAACAAGCAAAGTATTTATTGGCATTAGCATTGTTTTGGAACGTCATGCACTTTTAGGGGACTATGTTTCTGCCAAATCATGTTTTCctgccaacttgggccactgggtagtGCATGGTGTAATAggtagagcattgggctgctgtgctcagAAAACAGCGTTCAAAATCAACGATTGGattaacttgggtcactgggtatgtgctactgggtgtgtacagtctgtttcacacttaggggaaaacttgGAGCGCATTTCATCGCGATGTGGCGAGCGCTGGAGTCTCGTGCCGGCAGCAGCTCGCAGCAGGcacagacgctcgaggcgcagtaccttgaaccgcgtcgactgctacggcagtGCGCGCTGGCCGCATAGTTGGGAGGCGTGCTATTGTCAAGGGCAGTGCACGGATTTCATCGTTACTGTCGGAACTGAGCCGATGTTCTTAACTAAAGCTTGTGCGACGCCAACCTCCGAGCCTTCATTGGCGGTAATGGGGTTCTGCAAACTTCTTTTGACAGCATGCTTCGTTTGTTCTTTCAAAAGGCCGGGGTactgagt
It contains:
- the LOC119435304 gene encoding uncharacterized protein LOC119435304; protein product: MHANQKDYFLVHRTCLVTLLNQCRTCSSPSCTVNLFYTGTRITARTECPHAHVHTWSSEPLVGNKPRGNIYLTTALLFSGSSPTSALRMMRLMDVQVMSDQAFFNYQKAYLLPAVTMVWDEHQETLLTELRDTSLQLCGDGHSAKFLTYSFLCPEKGKIVHTEQVQVKESEQVLASSQMEKEGLIRGLKFFREQGMTVSSLTTDRDSGIKKHMRLQCPEIIHYFDVWHVGKGIRKKLATASRRAGCNAILAWTEAIINHLYWCACACGGNGDMLVAAWRSMLNHVRDFMKDMVTCITAVSTDNPTACNGSLLDIRQLSPSVQTYSLESFHSVLNCFAPKSTAFTYEGNEGPELLKNVLELCAVYETFPKAFARVEESVPPVFSSQADRTVTKGDLVAAHKARFLKF